In a single window of the Streptomyces sp. NBC_00285 genome:
- a CDS encoding ABC transporter permease, with product MWIRSAMTYRTSFVVTVFGNLAVTGLDFVGILLMFSQVDSLGGWTLPEIAFLYGLSVTSFGIADLVLGSMDVLGSRIRDGSFDILLVRPAPVLAQIGADHFALRRLGRITQGAVVLVWALTAVDVDWSVAKVLLVPVMVVSGAVIFSAVFVAGAAFQIYAQDASEVQNAFTYGGTTLLQYPPAVFGKDFVRGVTFMLPLAFVNWVPASYVLGRPYPLELPGWVAFVSPLVAVGCCALAGLAWRAGLGSYRSTGS from the coding sequence ATGTGGATCCGCTCCGCCATGACCTACCGGACGTCGTTCGTCGTCACGGTGTTCGGCAACCTGGCGGTGACCGGCCTGGACTTCGTCGGGATCCTGCTGATGTTCTCCCAGGTCGACTCGCTGGGCGGCTGGACGCTGCCCGAGATCGCCTTCCTCTACGGCCTGTCGGTCACCTCCTTCGGCATCGCCGACCTGGTGCTCGGTTCGATGGACGTGCTGGGCTCCCGGATCCGCGACGGCTCCTTCGACATCCTGCTGGTGCGGCCCGCGCCGGTGCTCGCGCAGATCGGCGCGGACCACTTCGCGTTGCGCCGGCTGGGCCGGATCACGCAGGGCGCGGTGGTGCTGGTGTGGGCGCTGACGGCGGTCGACGTCGACTGGAGCGTGGCGAAGGTGCTGCTGGTGCCGGTGATGGTGGTGAGCGGCGCGGTGATCTTCAGTGCGGTGTTCGTGGCGGGCGCGGCGTTCCAGATCTACGCGCAGGACGCGAGCGAGGTGCAGAACGCGTTCACGTACGGCGGTACCACCCTGTTGCAGTATCCGCCGGCCGTGTTCGGGAAGGACTTCGTGCGCGGGGTGACGTTCATGCTGCCGCTGGCCTTCGTCAACTGGGTGCCGGCGTCCTATGTGTTGGGGCGGCCGTACCCGCTGGAGCTGCCGGGGTGGGTGGCCTTCGTGTCCCCGCTGGTGGCGGTGGGGTGCTGTGCGCTGGCCGGGCTGGCGTGGCGGGCGGGGCTCGGTTCGTATCGGAGTACGGGGAGTTGA
- a CDS encoding ABC transporter permease — protein MGSGRLYAAVAAGGFRRYATYRAATLAGVFTNTVFGVILVYTYLALWDEKPHLGGYDQAQAVTYVWLGQCLYSTLAIQGGGAEKDLMDRIRTGEIAVDLYRPADLQLWWLASDLGRSMFQLIGRGVIPFAFGALFFPMALPTDVMSWAALLVALFLAMLVSFGIRYLAALSAFWLMDGQGISQAVMILGIFCSGMVLPLNAFPGVFGDIVRVLPWAAQLQMPADVLMGRTDPLGAYAFQAVWAVVLLAAGRLLQSAATRRVVVQGG, from the coding sequence GTGGGTTCCGGGCGGTTGTACGCGGCCGTCGCGGCGGGTGGATTCAGACGGTACGCGACCTATCGGGCGGCGACACTCGCAGGGGTGTTCACCAACACCGTCTTCGGTGTGATCCTCGTCTACACGTATTTGGCGTTGTGGGACGAGAAGCCTCATCTCGGGGGCTACGACCAGGCGCAGGCGGTCACCTATGTGTGGCTCGGGCAGTGTCTCTACTCGACGCTCGCGATCCAGGGCGGCGGGGCGGAGAAGGATCTGATGGACCGCATCCGCACGGGGGAGATCGCGGTCGACCTGTACCGGCCGGCCGACCTCCAACTGTGGTGGCTGGCGAGCGACTTGGGGCGGTCGATGTTCCAGCTGATCGGGCGGGGGGTGATCCCGTTCGCGTTCGGCGCGCTGTTCTTCCCGATGGCGCTGCCCACGGACGTGATGTCCTGGGCGGCCCTTCTGGTGGCGCTGTTCCTCGCGATGCTCGTCAGTTTCGGGATCCGGTATCTGGCGGCGTTGAGCGCGTTCTGGCTGATGGACGGCCAGGGCATCTCCCAGGCCGTGATGATCCTGGGCATCTTCTGCTCGGGCATGGTGCTTCCGCTGAACGCTTTTCCGGGTGTGTTCGGCGACATCGTGCGCGTGCTGCCGTGGGCGGCGCAGTTGCAGATGCCGGCGGACGTGCTGATGGGGAGGACCGATCCGCTGGGGGCGTATGCCTTCCAGGCGGTGTGGGCGGTGGTGCTGCTGGCGGCGGGGCGGCTGCTGCAGTCGGCGGCGACGCGGCGGGTGGTGGTGCAGGGTGGATGA
- a CDS encoding transglycosylase domain-containing protein, giving the protein MSDQPQQPTEGWAPREPQAAEEPGQEKAEKAEKAKKPKRPKRTGWRRLIPTWRMVLGAFVVGLIVVAGLFYVGYSMVNIPPANALAMKQSNVYLYSDGSQLARDGEINRENVGLAQISKDAQHAILAAEDRDFYSESAIDPKAMLRAAWNTATGKGKQSGSTITQQYVKNYYLAQEQTVTRKAKEFFISIKLDREKSKDEILEGYLNTSYFGRNAYGIQAAAQAYYGIDAVDLDPARAAYLAALVNAPSEYDVVAHPENKAAAEARWNYVLDGMVKKGWLSESARTGLKFPMPKEQTISTGLSGQRGYIVQAIKDYLTTNKIVTSEQLEAGGYRITTTLDKNKQNAFVKAVNDKVMDKLDKKNNKVDNYVRAGGASVDPKTGKVVAMYGGVDYVKQYTNGATRGDFQVGSIFKSIVFAAAVQNHSETQDGRLITPNTYYDGTNKRPVVGWNGGTYAPENEDDGSYGEITVRAATDKSVNSVYAQMAVDVGSDKVKQTAIDMGIPSDTPDLTATPSIALGVNTASVLDMAEAYATLANHGRHGTYTMIDKITKDGSEAVELPQQRTTQAISRQAADTTTSVLQSVVDNGTATAAQAADRSAAGKTGTAEEDTAAWFAGYTPELATVVSVMGQDPVTADHKSLYGAMGLQRVNGGGPPAEIWAQYTKAALKGKPVTDFDLELQPGAETQAPSTQAPADPTTGDQDNGGTTGDTTGGTAPPGQTQGQDNGGTTTTGGTTGDTTGGTTGDTTGGTTTDGGTTTGGTTGDTTTGGTTGDTTGGTTGDTTGGTTNGSSEGTTTGGGPATISRWD; this is encoded by the coding sequence ATGAGCGACCAGCCGCAGCAGCCGACCGAGGGCTGGGCACCCAGAGAACCGCAGGCGGCTGAAGAGCCCGGCCAGGAAAAGGCCGAGAAAGCCGAGAAGGCCAAGAAGCCCAAGCGGCCCAAGCGCACGGGCTGGCGACGGCTGATCCCGACCTGGCGCATGGTGCTGGGCGCCTTCGTCGTCGGACTGATCGTCGTGGCCGGACTGTTCTACGTCGGCTACTCCATGGTCAACATCCCACCGGCCAACGCACTCGCCATGAAGCAGTCCAACGTCTACCTCTACTCCGACGGCAGCCAGCTCGCCCGCGACGGCGAGATCAACCGCGAGAACGTCGGCCTCGCACAGATCTCCAAGGACGCACAGCACGCCATCCTGGCCGCCGAGGACCGCGACTTCTACTCCGAGTCCGCGATCGACCCCAAGGCCATGCTCCGCGCCGCCTGGAACACCGCCACCGGCAAGGGCAAGCAGTCCGGCTCCACGATCACCCAGCAGTACGTGAAGAACTACTACCTGGCCCAGGAACAGACCGTCACCCGCAAGGCCAAGGAGTTCTTCATCTCGATCAAGCTGGACCGCGAGAAGTCCAAGGACGAGATCCTCGAGGGCTACCTCAACACCAGCTACTTCGGCCGCAACGCCTACGGCATCCAGGCCGCCGCCCAGGCCTACTACGGCATCGACGCCGTCGACCTCGACCCGGCCCGCGCCGCCTACCTCGCCGCACTGGTCAACGCCCCCAGCGAGTACGACGTCGTCGCCCACCCCGAGAACAAGGCCGCCGCCGAGGCCCGCTGGAACTACGTCCTGGACGGCATGGTCAAGAAGGGCTGGCTCAGCGAGTCCGCACGCACCGGACTGAAGTTCCCGATGCCCAAGGAACAGACCATCTCCACCGGCCTGTCCGGACAGCGCGGCTACATCGTCCAGGCCATCAAGGACTACCTCACCACCAACAAGATCGTCACCTCGGAGCAGCTGGAAGCCGGCGGCTACCGCATCACCACCACCCTGGACAAGAACAAGCAGAACGCCTTCGTCAAGGCGGTCAACGACAAGGTGATGGACAAGCTCGACAAGAAGAACAACAAGGTCGACAACTACGTCCGCGCCGGCGGCGCCTCCGTCGACCCGAAGACCGGCAAGGTCGTCGCCATGTACGGCGGCGTCGACTACGTCAAGCAGTACACGAACGGCGCCACCCGCGGCGACTTCCAGGTCGGCTCCATCTTCAAGTCCATCGTCTTCGCCGCCGCCGTCCAGAACCACTCCGAGACCCAGGACGGCCGGCTCATCACCCCGAACACCTACTACGACGGCACCAACAAGCGCCCCGTCGTCGGGTGGAACGGCGGCACCTACGCCCCCGAGAACGAGGACGACGGCTCCTACGGCGAGATCACCGTACGCGCGGCCACCGACAAGTCCGTCAACTCGGTGTACGCACAGATGGCCGTCGACGTCGGCTCCGACAAGGTCAAGCAGACCGCCATCGACATGGGCATCCCCTCCGACACCCCCGACCTCACGGCCACACCCTCCATCGCCCTCGGCGTGAACACCGCGAGCGTCCTCGACATGGCCGAGGCCTACGCGACGCTCGCCAACCACGGCCGGCACGGCACGTACACGATGATCGACAAGATCACCAAGGACGGTTCGGAAGCCGTCGAGCTGCCCCAGCAGCGGACCACACAGGCCATCAGCCGCCAGGCCGCCGACACCACCACCTCCGTCCTGCAGAGCGTCGTCGACAACGGCACCGCCACCGCCGCCCAGGCCGCCGACCGCTCCGCCGCGGGCAAGACCGGCACCGCCGAGGAGGACACCGCCGCCTGGTTCGCCGGCTACACCCCCGAACTCGCCACCGTCGTCTCCGTCATGGGCCAGGACCCGGTGACCGCCGACCACAAGTCGCTGTACGGCGCGATGGGCCTGCAGCGCGTCAACGGCGGCGGCCCCCCGGCCGAGATCTGGGCGCAGTACACCAAGGCCGCCCTCAAGGGGAAGCCGGTCACCGACTTCGACCTCGAACTCCAGCCGGGCGCCGAGACCCAGGCGCCGAGCACCCAGGCCCCGGCCGACCCGACCACGGGCGACCAGGACAACGGCGGCACCACCGGAGACACCACCGGCGGGACGGCCCCCCCGGGCCAGACCCAGGGCCAGGACAACGGCGGCACGACCACCACCGGCGGCACCACAGGCGACACCACCGGCGGAACCACCGGAGACACGACCGGCGGCACCACCACCGACGGCGGCACGACGACCGGCGGCACCACCGGAGACACCACCACCGGCGGCACCACGGGCGACACCACCGGCGGAACCACCGGAGACACGACCGGCGGCACCACGAACGGCTCATCCGAAGGAACGACAACGGGCGGAGGCCCGGCGACCATCTCCAGATGGGACTGA
- a CDS encoding GroES family chaperonin: MLHDRVLVRQENGEGERRSGGGILIPATAAVGRRLAWAAVVAVGQNVRTVEPGDRVLYDPEDRAEVEVRGIGYVLMRERDLHAVAADRFEGSEDSTGLYL; the protein is encoded by the coding sequence ATGCTGCACGACCGTGTGCTGGTGCGGCAGGAGAACGGCGAGGGCGAGCGGCGGTCGGGCGGAGGCATCCTCATTCCCGCCACCGCGGCCGTCGGGCGCCGGCTGGCCTGGGCCGCGGTCGTGGCGGTGGGGCAGAACGTGCGGACGGTGGAGCCGGGTGACCGGGTGCTGTACGACCCGGAGGACCGTGCCGAGGTCGAGGTGCGGGGCATCGGGTACGTGTTGATGCGGGAACGGGATCTGCACGCGGTGGCCGCCGACCGGTTCGAGGGCTCCGAGGACTCGACGGGGCTGTACTTGTAG
- a CDS encoding DUF3618 domain-containing protein yields MADTSDIRTPAQIEADIKRRRELLAETLDEIGVRVHPKTIVGDAKAKVVSNVDHVLGRAYVSVNRAVTEVKAQFVDEEGAPRLERVVPVALVAVGLVGLLALGARRRRA; encoded by the coding sequence GTGGCGGACACGTCGGACATCAGAACCCCGGCGCAGATCGAGGCGGACATCAAGCGCCGCCGCGAGCTTCTGGCTGAGACGCTCGACGAGATCGGGGTGCGGGTGCACCCGAAGACGATCGTCGGTGACGCGAAGGCCAAGGTCGTCTCCAACGTCGACCACGTGCTCGGGCGGGCGTACGTCTCCGTCAACAGGGCTGTCACCGAGGTGAAGGCCCAGTTCGTGGACGAGGAGGGTGCTCCTCGTCTTGAGCGGGTGGTGCCGGTGGCCCTCGTCGCCGTGGGTCTCGTGGGGCTGCTGGCTCTGGGTGCCCGGCGTCGAAGGGCCTGA
- the bcp gene encoding thioredoxin-dependent thiol peroxidase translates to MSERLQPGAVAPAFTLPDADGNDVSLSDHKGRKVIVYFYPAALTPGCTKQACDFTDNLEVLAGAGYDVIGISPDKPEKLAKFRDKESLKITLLADPEKSVTEAYGAFGEKKNYGKTYMGVIRSTLIVDEEGKVEHALYNVRATGHVAKLLKDLGI, encoded by the coding sequence ATGAGCGAGCGACTCCAGCCCGGGGCCGTGGCCCCCGCCTTCACCCTGCCCGACGCCGACGGCAACGACGTGTCCCTCTCGGACCACAAGGGCCGCAAGGTCATCGTCTACTTCTACCCGGCCGCCCTGACCCCCGGCTGCACGAAGCAGGCCTGCGACTTCACCGACAACCTGGAGGTGCTGGCCGGCGCGGGCTACGACGTCATCGGCATCTCCCCCGACAAGCCGGAGAAACTGGCCAAGTTCCGCGACAAGGAATCCCTGAAGATCACCCTCCTCGCCGACCCGGAGAAGTCGGTGACCGAGGCCTACGGCGCGTTCGGCGAGAAGAAGAACTACGGCAAGACCTACATGGGCGTCATCCGCTCCACCCTCATCGTCGACGAGGAGGGCAAGGTCGAACACGCCCTCTACAACGTCCGCGCGACGGGACACGTGGCGAAGCTCCTCAAGGACCTGGGGATCTGA
- a CDS encoding HNH endonuclease, producing MGASAYTRERLEPEVAKARNWTDLMRRLDLSPSGGQRRVLQEKITRYGLDTSHFVKRSPWRKYPDGAIAEAAASSSSLREVAAKLGAAPATGTLSHIRRRIAAAGIDISHFPGIGRPEVDLPFTRHELQTAAATATSVRGVARALGVPDDSRSRTTLARMLAAQHIDVSHFSHRRAATPEGELRNLVQNSTSYADVMRGLGLEVNDTNHRRVRRAASRLHLDTSHFKRRSWARPERPGPPPTASRVLTVLPDQAGRTNRTRLHRALTEVGEPYACTECGNSGEWRGRPLTLQIDHINGDWRDNRRENLRYLCPNCHSLTETWCRQKARAPLAR from the coding sequence GTGGGGGCAAGCGCGTACACGCGGGAGCGGCTGGAGCCGGAGGTCGCCAAGGCTCGTAACTGGACTGATCTGATGCGGCGGCTCGACCTAAGCCCAAGCGGAGGCCAACGGCGGGTGTTGCAGGAGAAAATCACCCGTTACGGACTCGACACCAGCCATTTCGTCAAACGCAGCCCGTGGCGCAAGTACCCCGATGGCGCGATCGCCGAAGCTGCGGCCTCGTCCTCGTCGCTGCGGGAAGTAGCCGCGAAGCTGGGTGCCGCCCCCGCCACGGGAACGCTCTCCCACATCCGGCGCCGTATTGCCGCGGCGGGCATCGACATCAGCCATTTCCCCGGTATTGGTCGCCCGGAGGTGGATCTACCCTTCACCCGCCACGAACTCCAGACCGCCGCAGCAACAGCCACGAGTGTGCGTGGCGTGGCGCGCGCCCTGGGAGTTCCCGACGACAGTCGGTCCCGGACGACGCTGGCACGCATGCTGGCCGCCCAACACATCGACGTCAGCCACTTCTCCCATCGGCGAGCAGCAACTCCCGAGGGCGAACTACGGAACCTCGTGCAGAACTCGACGAGTTACGCCGACGTCATGCGCGGCCTCGGCCTGGAAGTCAACGACACCAACCATCGGCGTGTCCGGCGTGCCGCCTCGCGCCTCCATCTCGACACCAGTCACTTCAAGCGTCGATCCTGGGCACGACCCGAGCGCCCAGGACCCCCACCAACCGCGTCTCGGGTACTGACCGTCCTGCCAGATCAAGCAGGACGGACGAACAGAACCCGACTGCACCGGGCCTTGACCGAAGTGGGAGAGCCGTATGCGTGCACGGAATGCGGCAACAGCGGCGAGTGGCGAGGCCGCCCCCTTACCTTGCAGATCGACCACATCAATGGTGACTGGCGCGACAATCGTCGGGAGAACCTGCGATATCTGTGTCCCAACTGTCATTCGCTGACCGAGACGTGGTGCCGTCAGAAGGCAAGAGCCCCTCTCGCGAGGTGA
- the rdgB gene encoding RdgB/HAM1 family non-canonical purine NTP pyrophosphatase, which yields MTRLILATRNAGKITELHAILADAGLPHDLVGADAYPEIPDVKETGVTFAENALLKAHALAQATGLPAIADDSGLCVDVLNGAPGIFSARWAGTHGDDKANLALLLAQLSDIADEHRGAHFACAAALALPDGTERVVEGQLRGVLRHTPTGTNGFGYDPILQPDGDTRTCAELSPAEKNAISHRGQAFRALVPVVRELLG from the coding sequence ATGACCCGCCTGATCCTCGCCACCCGCAACGCCGGAAAAATCACCGAACTCCACGCCATCCTCGCCGACGCAGGCCTGCCCCACGACCTCGTCGGCGCGGACGCGTACCCCGAGATCCCCGACGTCAAGGAAACCGGCGTCACCTTCGCCGAAAACGCCCTCCTCAAAGCCCACGCCCTCGCCCAGGCAACCGGGTTGCCCGCCATCGCCGACGACTCAGGCCTCTGCGTCGACGTCCTGAACGGCGCCCCCGGCATCTTCTCGGCCCGCTGGGCAGGCACCCACGGAGACGACAAGGCCAACCTGGCGCTGCTCCTGGCCCAGTTGTCGGACATCGCCGACGAACACCGCGGCGCCCACTTCGCCTGCGCGGCGGCGCTGGCACTTCCGGACGGCACGGAGCGAGTGGTCGAGGGCCAACTCCGAGGCGTCCTCCGCCACACCCCGACCGGCACGAACGGCTTCGGCTACGACCCGATCCTCCAGCCGGACGGCGACACACGAACCTGCGCCGAACTGTCGCCGGCCGAGAAGAACGCGATCAGCCACCGGGGGCAGGCGTTTCGGGCGCTGGTGCCGGTGGTTCGGGAGTTGTTGGGCTGA